TCCTGAGAAAGGTAGCTCTGTGGTGTTAAAAATCCATGACGATTAGTTCTTACAACTGCAATGGGCTCCTGAGGGACAGCATTCAAGGGCTTTCTAGTGAGTTAACATTAACCCCTGTGAAAGGCTGGATGTTTGTGGTCATTTAGTGATGTAGGAAGCTGATGCTTGAAACAAAGTGATGCTTGGTAGCTTAGTTAGAGGGAAACAAATGGTTTGCAACAGAAATGCAGCATCGCAACACTGAATATGAATGCAACATACATTCATGACTTTACATTTTGTTTACATAGGCAATTATTATCTGGAATGAGATTTATGAACCaaagatgaagctggaaaatggCTATCATTCTCATCCTTTGACCACAGTCCCGGATGTTAACTTTGCACATATTTCAAACCTTTCTGATGCAACAATTTGCCGTTGGAGTAAAATTTAaggaatggaaaagaaacaaataaggCTAGACAGTAGGAATATGGCcagaagaagcaaaagaaaaaaaccccttcattCTCTTCTCATTATCAAGCATAAATTCAGAGTAATTCAGTTCAAAGTTAAGGAGGGGtaaaagctgcagaagaaagaCTTAAGGAGGAGAGGTGTTTCATATTGCTTTATTACAACGTACTGGCTTTCAGGCATTGTTTCAACTTTGAAAAAAAGTTATGATCAAtcttaacttttaaaaagtaaatgttGTATTTTCCTGTATAAGCCAAAATCATTCTGCAATGTAGTTCTTTTATTCTGATtgatgctgcttttgttttgcagccTTATGGGAATAACTGAAAATGTATGTGATATGAGGTGGATCAGCTGCAAACTTACTTACCTGAACcaagttttcttctgaaaatcttGCCCCCTGATTTTTAGTACCCCTGCCACTAATTTTAATGTGAATAAGGAGGACCCATATAATAAAAGTATAAGAAATTTCAAATGATGACACACTCATTGGGTTAAGTAGCACTGAAGTTTTGCACAAACTTCCCCTAGATGGTTCACAATTGCTCCTCTGCAACCATAATATAATCAGATCTGAGAAATGAAGAAGCTTTAGTGTAGATGAGGGCTTTAGTTTCTACACAGGTTCATCGTCACTGATATGCCAACATCCTATGACCAGGCAGTTTAGTGGATATATTGCCTGGCTAATATGTCAGTGGCCGATTttgtgtgtaatttttttcagcttctaaATTAGGAGACTCTGTTAGTTAaccatgttttgctttttattccctttttaatttctctctttttttttgttgagacaacattttttaaaagtctgagaGATCAGGTAACACAGAAAGCTATGAGATTTTAGCTTATTTTTTAGATTTCAGCCTTTCATGTAGCTTATCACTTTGGTGAAAACTTAGCAATTGTTTGCTGTCTAGGTGACTTAGTTCTCAGGCCACAAACTTCCGCTACTATCTCTCACCATTAGGAAAGATTCAGAAGTGCACCTCTTCTTGTTTCTCCCAGTATCTCAGGGatacagaaagaggaaaaaggagaaattgtGTATGTGGCCTAATTTGATTCATCCTGATGGTGAATAGAAAAGAGCAGTATTTTTTAAGCAATGCTGTGAGAGGaaaaattgttattttcttgTGATTCTCATATTTTGTAAAAGAGAGTGACAAATTTTCTTAGCTGTGAAGACTCTCACAACCACTAGCAAAAGCTGGATAGACAGTTATCATATAGAAACTCTGTAGCAGTCTGACCCCACTTTGAATTTTAAGAGCGTTGCTTTACTAAGTCAGGCATTACTTTCCTATTTACTGATCATCAAGCAGAAATGCTGGTACTcggctcttttttctttctcttttctaaagTTTCTAGTAAAGCCGAGGTCCTGATCCTTATTCCACTGGAATCAATGGAAAAATTAAACCAATTAAAATAGGAGTTGGATGGGTAGGTTGTGTGGTAGCGAGCTTTCCCTATACCCCAGTTTCTGTAAACTCTTGCCCCCTCTAGTGACAGAACTCGACTCTTGTTTCCCCTGAAGCCTGAATGCAAGGCTCGGCAAATGTAACAGGATGTTCATTAAACCCAAGTTGTGCCCTTCAGAAGGTCACAGCCCCCAGTGATTCCTAGATTTTGTCAGTTCTTGTATGTAAGAGCAATATTGGATTGTTACTGTCAACATTTACTCCTCTAATCACATACCATCAGCGCCAATTTTACCATCACCGTCCTTATCTCCGGCAGCCAGGAGAGCCTTCGTTTCTTTGTCTGATAGGTCTCTTCCATCTGGGGTAAAGCCCTTCAGTAcgaacctaaaaaaaaaaaaaaaaaaaggcatagaaaagaggaaaggttGAAAGGTTGTGTTTGGTTTTCCCCTCCCCCGTTGCAGTTGTACTTAGTATTTATTTGTACCCCTCATTTGATATACGTTTTGGAATCCAGGGTCATATCTACTATTGTTGACCTTCTTTAAGAGGAGTGTTTTACTCTGAAACTGTATTTGGCTGAAGAACTCTCTGTAAGGCATTAATCATTCATGGGTTTTGGGAATCCTCCAATAAAAGTTAAAACTGGCAACTTCCAACACACTTCAGAGCGCATCATCAAAAAACTGATTACTGCACACAAAAACTAGTCAAGACATGAGTTCCCTGCTATTATTTAGAGTCTCTTAAGGTGACCTCTTAAGGTGAGGTTATTTGAGAAAGGATGTATCTTTACTTACTTTAATTCTTCCTCTTCGATGAAGCCACTTCGATCTTTATCAAGAATGTGGAAAACCTTCTTAACATCTTCTGGGCTCTTCTTTTTCAATCCTACCATCTCGAAAAACTTCTTGTAGTTAAAAGATTCAGCCGCTATAGGAGATGAAAAGCGGGACAACTACTTAGAAAAATCATGGAAACATATACCAACACATACCTGTGCTCTTGTTCCATACTGCTGAGTGTCCTACCCCGGGAAGCAACTCTGAGCCCCGCTGTGGTGGGACTTCACGGACATTAGTGCAAATAAACAAAGAGGGAGGGGAGCAGTGTCTGTTTTGCAACTGAAGAGCTGAGCTACAGAGGGATGGAGACTTGCCCAAGGTCACATAGGAAGCCTGTGACAGAGTTAGGAGATGAAGTCTAGCCTACTtggtctcatttcagtgcctgaACACactcccccctctcccccttttgggttggtggttttttgttttttttttttcaagttttacaCAAAAAGTAGGCACCTGAGAGTGGACATCGCTGTCGGTTTTGGACATTTCCACccctggaaataaaaaaaaacaacaaaaccaaaacaacccctCTTGCTCAACCATGGAGCCTAGCTGACGAGAAGTGTTTCGAAGCGCATGACTATTTCACTTCTGTTCCCTTTTCTCTGAAGACTTACTAGAAATCAACGGTGTCGGGTTTTGACCGCTAAAGGTACGTGCGATGACGGTTTGCAAACCCCGGCGATGCACGGGAGTGCTGCactgtgtgctgcctgccagacCTTGCCAGCACCAGAGCCGGcgagagaaaaaacccaacccagagCCCTTGAAATCGGAGCCGAGGTAAATGAGTTTACCTGCTCCACCTCTCCTCTTCATTAACCGCACCCGCTTTTGTCCCACCCACGGCCCCTAATGACTGTGATATGGATCCAGTGACCTCCAAAGCATGccatggacttttttttttacccccttcGCCACGAATCCCTATTCCCGACGCAGCTTTTCCTATTACATAAAATGAAGGAGACTGAGTCTTTGGGGATCTGCTCGACTGAGACCTGTCATTAGTTGCAGCTAATTGCATCTGCTCCGGGACTTGGAGATGCCCCAGAACAATGGAAGCTAATGAGAAAACCATCTGCTGGATGGAGCGGAGCAGTTTATTGGTCCCTTTCACTCTCCCGCCGCTCAGTTTAGTCGGGCTCGGCGGGTTTTGCGTTTCCGTCTGTTCGGGAAGGTCACGGCACAGA
Above is a window of Colius striatus isolate bColStr4 chromosome 1, bColStr4.1.hap1, whole genome shotgun sequence DNA encoding:
- the PVALB gene encoding parvalbumin alpha isoform X1, with the protein product MAMTDVLSAEDIKKAVGAFSAAESFNYKKFFEMVGLKKKSPEDVKKVFHILDKDRSGFIEEEELKFVLKGFTPDGRDLSDKETKALLAAGDKDGDGKIGADEFATLVAES
- the PVALB gene encoding parvalbumin alpha isoform X2, with the protein product MAMTDVLSAEDIKKAVGAFSAAESFNYKKFFEMVGLKKKSPEDVKKVFHILDKDRSGFIEEEELKFVLKGFTPDGRDLSDKETKALLAAGDKDGDGKIGADAADPKWQEVVITRLHRATEKTPTLGTVLLMHH